A section of the Candidatus Deferrimicrobiaceae bacterium genome encodes:
- the hydG gene encoding [FeFe] hydrogenase H-cluster radical SAM maturase HydG, with amino-acid sequence MLTQNMANRLDLLPVAPEEIARLLADAAPFRRREAFSLLASLSPRRRLSLPEAARLLATPDPMVWETAATRARAVREEVFGRRIVLFAPLYLSNECGNNCLYCGFRRDNREARRITLSPGQAVREARFLEKKGFHRLLLVSGEHRGKTDAGYLADVLRAIYRETGMRILHVNAAPMSVEELRLLKEAGAGVYQVFQETYHPETYGTMHPSGPKADFAWRLTCMDRAMRAGFRDVGIGALLGLYDYRFEVLSVIRHAESLRDTHGTFPHTISVPRFKRAFGSPLHEAPRPVSDREFEKIVIVYRLCVPTAGVVVSTREPASLRERVLDVGASQISAGSKTDPGGYTEEVRHADSEQFELDDTRPVEEIVRMILGRGYLPSLCTSCYRRDRTGETFTEMAADGRIRGFCLPNALLTLAEYAVSAGDPRLREECLAAVRAGSREMEGSPLSGEFHRKLERVIAGEKDLFF; translated from the coding sequence ATGTTGACGCAGAACATGGCCAACCGCCTCGACCTCCTCCCCGTCGCGCCGGAGGAGATCGCCCGGCTTCTCGCCGACGCCGCCCCCTTCCGGCGCCGCGAGGCGTTTTCCCTGCTCGCTTCGCTGTCCCCGAGGCGCAGGCTCTCCCTCCCGGAAGCCGCCCGTCTGCTGGCCACCCCGGACCCGATGGTGTGGGAAACGGCCGCGACAAGGGCCCGGGCCGTTCGCGAAGAGGTCTTCGGACGGCGGATCGTTCTGTTCGCCCCCCTGTACCTTTCCAACGAGTGCGGAAACAACTGCCTCTACTGCGGGTTTCGCAGGGACAACCGGGAGGCAAGGAGGATCACCCTGTCCCCCGGGCAGGCGGTCCGGGAGGCCCGGTTCCTCGAGAAAAAGGGGTTCCACCGCCTCCTGCTGGTCAGCGGGGAACACCGGGGAAAGACCGACGCGGGGTACCTCGCGGACGTCCTGCGGGCGATCTACCGCGAAACGGGGATGCGCATCCTGCACGTGAACGCCGCGCCGATGTCCGTGGAGGAGTTGCGGCTCCTCAAGGAGGCCGGCGCCGGGGTGTACCAGGTGTTCCAGGAGACGTACCACCCGGAAACGTACGGGACGATGCACCCTTCCGGCCCGAAAGCGGACTTCGCCTGGCGCCTCACGTGCATGGACCGTGCGATGAGGGCGGGATTCCGGGATGTGGGGATCGGCGCCCTCCTCGGGCTGTACGACTACCGGTTCGAGGTCCTCTCCGTCATCCGGCACGCGGAAAGCCTGCGGGACACGCACGGGACGTTCCCGCACACGATCTCGGTGCCCCGGTTCAAGAGGGCGTTCGGCTCCCCCCTTCACGAGGCTCCCCGGCCGGTCTCCGACCGGGAGTTCGAAAAGATCGTGATCGTCTACCGCCTCTGCGTCCCCACGGCGGGCGTCGTCGTGTCCACGCGGGAACCGGCGTCGCTGCGCGAGAGGGTGCTGGACGTCGGGGCGTCGCAGATCAGCGCCGGCTCGAAGACCGACCCCGGCGGGTATACGGAAGAAGTGCGGCACGCCGACTCGGAACAGTTCGAGCTGGACGACACGCGGCCGGTCGAGGAGATCGTCCGGATGATCCTCGGGCGCGGATACCTCCCCTCCCTGTGCACCAGCTGCTACCGCCGCGACCGCACGGGCGAAACCTTCACGGAGATGGCGGCCGACGGCCGCATCCGGGGCTTTTGTCTTCCCAACGCGCTCCTGACGCTGGCCGAGTACGCGGTCTCCGCGGGGGACCCCCGCCTGCGGGAGGAGTGTCTCGCCGCCGTCCGCGCAGGGAGCAGGGAGATGGAAGGGTCGCCTCTTTCGGGGGAGTTTCATCGGAAGCTGGAACGGGTGATCGCGGGAGAGAAAGACCTGTTCTTCTGA
- the thiS gene encoding sulfur carrier protein ThiS: protein MEISVNGERRQVGEGMTVLLLLRALSLPETRVAVERNRSLVRKAEFADTVLGDGDRIEIVTFVGGG, encoded by the coding sequence GTGGAGATCTCGGTGAACGGGGAAAGACGGCAGGTCGGAGAGGGGATGACGGTCCTTCTTCTCCTGCGGGCCCTCTCCTTGCCGGAGACGCGCGTGGCGGTGGAGCGGAACCGGTCCCTCGTCCGGAAGGCGGAGTTCGCCGACACGGTCCTTGGCGACGGGGACCGGATCGAGATCGTGACATTCGTGGGAGGAGGATAG